In Desulfobacterales bacterium, the sequence TCCGGAAGTGGTGATGCTGAAGCGGATTTTTAAGCTGCCGATGCTCAGCGCTTTTCTGCTGGCAATTTTCTGGATGGCTGTCGGGACAGGACTGGTATTTAACCTGATGGTTTGAACCGGATTGACGAAATGCCAATTGAGTCTTGATCTGGAATGCGTTTAAAGCTATGAAGTCAGAATTTACGTTACGGCTCATCTGACTAAATCCAAGGAGAAAGTGTGATGGAAACCATTCTGGCACGACTCAGCGGTATCGTATGGGGTCCGGTAACTATCGTTCTGCTGGTAGGTACGGGAATATTTATTACATTACTGGTCCGCGGCATCCAGTTGCGAAAGTTTATCTATGCCTGGAACCTGATTTCGGGAAAGTTCGACAATCCGGAAGATGAAGGGGAAATTACCCATTTTCAGGCGCTGAGCGCCGCCTTGTCGGCCACGATCGGGACCGGCAATATTGCCGGCGTGGGCACGGCAGTTGCGCTGGGTGGTCCGGGCGCTGTCTTCTGGATGTGGGTGACCGCCGTTTTCGGCATGGGCCTCAAGTATGCCGAATGCCTGTTATCGTTGCATTACCGGGTTGTCAATGAGGACGGCACCGTGGGGGCCGGCCCCATGTATTATCTGGAACGGGGCGTGGGCCAGAAGTGGCTGGGTATGCTGTTTGCCGTATTTGCCGTGATTGCCTCCTTTGGCATCGGAAACATGGTTCAGGCCAATTCGGTTGCCGAGCCGGTGCTGACGTATTTTGGAATTCCAAAGATAGTCACCGGACTGGTGATCGGTGCCCTGGTGTTTGCTGTCATTGTCGGGGGGATCAAGCGGATCGGGCAGGTGGCCAGCCGCCTGGTTCCCTTTATGGCCATATTTTATATTGCCGGCGCGTTGCTGGTTATTTTCAGGTATATGGACGGCGTCCCGGCTGCCTTTTCACTCATTTTTCATGATGCGTTCTGCGGAACGGCCGCTGCCGGTGGTTTTACGGGGGCTGCGGTGGCGCAGGCCATTCGGTTCGGTGTTGCCAGAGGTGTGTTTTCCAATGAGGCAGGGCTTGGCAGCGCACCGATTGCTCATGGTGCGGCCCAGACCAGCGAACCTGTCCGGGAAGGCCTGGTCGCCATGCTGGGGCCCTTTATCGATACGATCGTGATCTGCACCATGACCGCTCTTGTCATTATCCTTACCGATGCCTACAAACTGGGCCTTACCGGTGCGGATTTGACCGCCAATGCGTTCGGGACCGGTATGCCGGGGCCGGGGGGGTATATCGTGGCCTTCGGCATTATCTTTTTTGCCTTTTCAACTGCCATCAGCTGGTCGTATTACGGAGACCGGTGCATTGACTACCTGTTCGGTAAAAAAATGGTGATGCCCTACCGGATATTCTACTGCCTGCTGCTGCCGGTCGGTGCGTCGGTTCAACTGGACCTGGTATGGACGATTTCGGATATCGGCAACGCCCTGATGGCATGGCCCAATCTGATCGGGTTGATTGTTCTGAGTCCGGTCGTGCTCCGGATGACAAAGGAATATTTTTCCGACCCGCAGCGGATTTATCCGCTCAAAAAAAACCGCGGCGGAGTGTGAGAATAGCTGATGAGCCAGCCCGGGCAAGGCCGCGGATCCTGTCGGAAAAGTGATTATATGATTTCATGGATTTTTTCCCGCCGGCCCGGTTTTACAGATGTGCACCGCAATATTTGCAATAGCCGGCATCCGGGTCATGCCCCTCAGCCCCGCACTGCGGGCATGCCTGTGTGGATGTCGTTTTTTTGACGGCCTGGGCGATGCCGACGGTTACAATGCCCGTGGGAACGGCAATAATTCCGTAGCCCATGATCATGACCAGGGAGGCGATGGCCTTTCCGAACGGTGTCTGAGGGGACACATCTCCGTAACCGACGGTGGTCATTGTTACGATCGCCCAGTATATGCTGGCCGGAATGTCGGTGAAGCCATTTTCTTCCCCTTCGATGACATACATTAACGAGCCGATGATGACTACGATCGTGATAACGGCCAGGAGAAATACACTGATTTTCCGGCGGCTGGCCCGCAGGGCGCTGGTGAGCACCTTTGCTTCGTTCAGGTAGGCGGTCAGCTTGAATACTCTGAAGATGCGAAGGAGGCGCAGAATCCGAACGGTCAGCAGATACTGGCTGCCGGGCATAAAAAGGCTTGCATACGTCGGAATGACGGCCAGAAGATCTACTATTCCGAAAAAACTTTTTGCGTAGCGCAAGGGCCGCCCCACGCTGA encodes:
- a CDS encoding sodium:alanine symporter family protein, which translates into the protein METILARLSGIVWGPVTIVLLVGTGIFITLLVRGIQLRKFIYAWNLISGKFDNPEDEGEITHFQALSAALSATIGTGNIAGVGTAVALGGPGAVFWMWVTAVFGMGLKYAECLLSLHYRVVNEDGTVGAGPMYYLERGVGQKWLGMLFAVFAVIASFGIGNMVQANSVAEPVLTYFGIPKIVTGLVIGALVFAVIVGGIKRIGQVASRLVPFMAIFYIAGALLVIFRYMDGVPAAFSLIFHDAFCGTAAAGGFTGAAVAQAIRFGVARGVFSNEAGLGSAPIAHGAAQTSEPVREGLVAMLGPFIDTIVICTMTALVIILTDAYKLGLTGADLTANAFGTGMPGPGGYIVAFGIIFFAFSTAISWSYYGDRCIDYLFGKKMVMPYRIFYCLLLPVGASVQLDLVWTISDIGNALMAWPNLIGLIVLSPVVLRMTKEYFSDPQRIYPLKKNRGGV
- a CDS encoding ion transporter — its product is MISDPFDHRPAPRWRSQLHEIIFEADTPAGKAFDVVLIWSIIISVSAVILESMSGFKSKFGSTLFAIEWFFTILFTIEYILRLLSVGRPLRYAKSFFGIVDLLAVIPTYASLFMPGSQYLLTVRILRLLRIFRVFKLTAYLNEAKVLTSALRASRRKISVFLLAVITIVVIIGSLMYVIEGEENGFTDIPASIYWAIVTMTTVGYGDVSPQTPFGKAIASLVMIMGYGIIAVPTGIVTVGIAQAVKKTTSTQACPQCGAEGHDPDAGYCKYCGAHL